A DNA window from Salvelinus fontinalis isolate EN_2023a unplaced genomic scaffold, ASM2944872v1 scaffold_1537, whole genome shotgun sequence contains the following coding sequences:
- the LOC129849559 gene encoding general transcription factor II-I repeat domain-containing protein 2-like — MSGPKRRKVDSECRVFNKEWTTKYFFTEVRSTAVCLICQEAVAVFKEYNISRHFATKHANYASKQSTQERAATAQRLAANLQSQQNFFHRQTAIQESSTKASYLLAFKLAKAGKPFSEGEFLKECMVETAGLLCPESKAKFEKISLAHRTVTRRVELIDEDIVSELNKKAESFKLYSLALDESNDIKDTAQLLIFIRGINDSFEITEELLSMESLKGKTRGEDLYEQVSAVIERMKLPWSKLANVTTD; from the coding sequence ATGAGCGGACCAAAGAGAAGGAAAGTGGACAGCGAATGCCGAGTGTTTAATAAGGAGTGGACAACAAAATACTTCTTCACTGAAGTCCGATCAACGGCTGTATGTCTGATATGCCAAGAAGCTGTTGCGGTTTTCAAAGAGTACAATATCAGCCGTCACTTTGCCACGAAGCATGCAAACTATGCTAGCAAGCAGTCAACACAAGAACGGGCGGCTACTGCTCAGAGGTTGGCAGCTAATTTACAGAGTCAACAGAACTTTTTTCACCGACAAACTGCAATTCAAGAGTCAAGTACCAAGGCAAGTTATTTGCTGGCATTCAAATTAGCAAAGGCTGGCAAGCCTTTCTCCGAAGGCGAGTTTTTGAAAGAGTGcatggtagagacagcaggtctcTTGTGTCCGGAGAGCAAAGCCAAGTTTGAAAAAATCAGTTTAGCACACAGGACAGTGACTCGCCGCGTGGAACTGATTGACGAAGATATAGTCAGCGAGTTAAACAAAAAGGCGGAGTCCTTTAAGTTATATTCACTAGCACTGGATGAAAGTAACGACATAAAAGACACTGCTCAGCTACTAATTTTTATCCGAGGGATTAACGACAGTTTTGAGATAACGGAGGAGCTTTTGAGCATGGAATCACTGAAAGGGAAAACGCGAGGAGAGGACTTATATGAACAGGTGTCTGCTGTCATCGAGAGAATGAAGCTACCTTGGAGTAAACTTGCCAATGTCACCACGGATTGA